The Sphingobium sp. BYY-5 genome contains a region encoding:
- a CDS encoding ribonuclease E/G gives MTMRMLIDARHREETRVAVVKGNRIEEFDFESAEHKQLKGNIYLAKVTRVEPSLQAAFVDYGGNRHGFLAFSEIHPDYYQIPREDREALLREERAHAEEEAALRADYDDDEDEGIHGEDGVEVVEATHHHDDEDGGEAEVSVEGDAPRNGRRKSGGKGDDAADELRRKRMALRRRYKIQDVIKRRQVLLVQVVKEERGNKGAALTTYLSLAGRYCVLMPNTSHGGGISRKISNAADRKRLKTIIAEMALPSSMGCIVRTAGLQRTKPEIKRDFDYLARLWDEIREQTLKSDAPALIHNDSDLIKRAIRDIYNKDIEEVIVEGEEGYRAAKDFMKLLMPSHARRVKQYADAVSLFQRASVEDQLAAMYNPVVQLKSGGYLVINPTEALVSIDINSGRSTREHGIEQTAVATNLEAAREIARQLRLRDMAGLVVIDFIDMEMNSNIRKVEKAMKEALKDDRARIQVGRISGFGLMEMSRQRLRTGVLEASTRQCPHCEGTGLVRTASSAGLGALRMLEEEAARGRGSIITLRASQEAAFYVLNNKRRELDEIEQRYGVTIVILPDGEIEGARMSVEASGPRPERVVTYAPLAEEEDDIDLSEEEEEEEVEEADAASEREERSDRGEDREGGRRRRRRRRRRGGQREENREGSTEESGEEGDDAESDAAEEDEVVAAEAVAEDAEADENGARRRGRRGRRGGRRRREGGDDVVSGQGEPAESAEGEAVAEEVPAAEAVVEEAAEPAPKARRRPRARKKADAEPEAAAPVEAVEVPAEPVAIVEEVAPEAPAKPKRTRKKKPVLSDAEGVEPAVEAEAAPAVEVEEAAPVKPKRTRKKKPALSDAEGGEPAVEIVAETASAPVAETLVAEPAEEGAEGDEGGPRRGWWQRTFGQ, from the coding sequence ATGACAATGCGTATGCTGATCGATGCGCGCCACCGGGAAGAGACCCGGGTCGCGGTCGTCAAGGGTAACCGGATCGAGGAGTTCGATTTCGAATCGGCCGAGCACAAGCAGCTCAAGGGTAATATCTATCTCGCCAAGGTGACGCGCGTGGAGCCGTCGCTCCAGGCGGCCTTTGTCGATTATGGCGGCAACCGCCACGGCTTCCTCGCTTTCAGCGAAATCCACCCCGATTATTATCAGATCCCGCGCGAAGACCGCGAGGCGCTGTTGCGCGAAGAACGCGCGCACGCCGAGGAAGAGGCCGCGCTGCGCGCCGACTATGATGATGACGAAGATGAGGGCATTCACGGCGAAGACGGCGTGGAAGTCGTCGAGGCCACCCATCATCATGACGATGAAGACGGCGGCGAAGCCGAAGTCAGCGTCGAGGGTGACGCGCCCAGGAACGGCCGTCGCAAGAGCGGCGGCAAGGGTGACGACGCCGCCGATGAACTGCGCCGCAAGCGCATGGCGCTGCGCCGCCGTTACAAGATCCAGGACGTCATCAAGCGCCGCCAGGTGCTGCTGGTCCAGGTCGTCAAGGAAGAGCGCGGCAACAAGGGTGCGGCGCTGACCACCTATTTGTCGCTCGCCGGCCGTTATTGCGTGCTGATGCCCAACACGTCGCATGGCGGCGGCATTTCGCGCAAGATCAGCAATGCGGCGGATCGCAAGCGGTTGAAGACGATCATCGCGGAAATGGCGTTGCCCTCCTCGATGGGCTGTATCGTCCGCACCGCCGGTCTCCAGCGCACCAAGCCGGAGATCAAGCGCGACTTCGACTATCTCGCCCGCCTGTGGGATGAGATTCGCGAGCAGACGCTCAAGTCCGACGCGCCCGCGCTGATCCACAATGACAGCGACCTCATCAAGCGCGCGATCCGCGATATCTACAACAAGGATATCGAGGAAGTGATCGTCGAGGGCGAGGAAGGCTATCGCGCGGCGAAGGACTTCATGAAGCTGCTGATGCCCAGCCATGCGCGCCGGGTGAAGCAATATGCCGACGCCGTGTCGCTGTTCCAGCGCGCCAGCGTCGAGGACCAGCTTGCGGCCATGTACAACCCGGTCGTGCAGCTCAAGTCCGGCGGCTATCTGGTCATCAACCCGACCGAAGCGCTGGTGTCGATCGACATCAACTCCGGCCGCTCGACCCGCGAACATGGCATCGAGCAGACCGCCGTCGCCACCAATCTGGAAGCCGCGCGCGAAATCGCCCGCCAGCTCCGCCTGCGCGACATGGCGGGCCTGGTCGTCATCGACTTCATCGACATGGAGATGAACTCCAACATCCGTAAGGTCGAGAAGGCGATGAAGGAGGCGCTGAAGGACGATCGCGCCCGCATTCAGGTCGGCCGCATTTCGGGCTTCGGCCTGATGGAAATGAGCCGCCAGCGGCTGCGAACCGGCGTGCTCGAAGCCTCGACCCGCCAGTGCCCGCATTGTGAGGGCACTGGCCTGGTCCGCACCGCATCGTCGGCGGGCCTAGGCGCGCTGCGCATGTTGGAAGAGGAAGCGGCGCGTGGTCGCGGCAGCATCATCACGCTGCGCGCGAGCCAGGAAGCGGCCTTCTATGTCCTCAACAACAAGCGTCGCGAACTGGACGAGATCGAGCAGCGTTATGGCGTGACGATCGTCATCCTGCCCGATGGCGAGATTGAGGGCGCGCGCATGTCGGTGGAGGCCAGCGGTCCCCGGCCGGAACGTGTCGTGACCTATGCCCCGCTCGCGGAGGAAGAGGATGACATCGATCTTTCGGAGGAGGAAGAAGAGGAAGAGGTCGAAGAAGCCGACGCCGCATCCGAGCGTGAAGAACGTAGTGATCGTGGCGAGGATCGCGAAGGCGGTCGTCGTCGTCGTCGCCGCCGCCGTCGCCGTGGCGGCCAGCGCGAGGAAAATCGCGAAGGATCGACCGAGGAATCGGGTGAAGAAGGCGACGATGCCGAATCCGATGCGGCTGAAGAGGATGAGGTTGTCGCGGCCGAAGCGGTTGCCGAAGATGCGGAGGCCGATGAAAATGGCGCCCGTCGTCGCGGGCGTCGTGGCCGCCGGGGCGGTCGCCGTCGTCGCGAAGGCGGTGATGATGTCGTGAGCGGGCAGGGCGAACCTGCCGAATCGGCAGAGGGTGAAGCCGTGGCGGAAGAAGTGCCGGCTGCCGAAGCTGTGGTCGAGGAAGCTGCCGAGCCGGCTCCCAAGGCCCGTCGCCGTCCGCGCGCGCGCAAGAAGGCGGATGCCGAACCCGAAGCCGCCGCACCGGTGGAAGCGGTTGAGGTGCCTGCCGAACCCGTTGCCATAGTGGAAGAGGTTGCTCCCGAAGCTCCGGCCAAGCCGAAGCGGACGCGCAAGAAGAAGCCTGTCCTGAGCGACGCCGAAGGGGTCGAGCCGGCCGTCGAAGCCGAAGCGGCGCCCGCCGTCGAGGTCGAGGAAGCTGCGCCGGTCAAGCCGAAGCGGACGCGCAAGAAGAAGCCTGCGCTGAGCGACGCCGAAGGGGGCGAGCCTGCGGTCGAGATCGTGGCTGAAACCGCGAGCGCGCCTGTGGCCGAGACGCTGGTTGCCGAACCGGCCGAGGAAGGCGCCGAGGGCGACGAAGGTGGTCCGCGTCGCGGCTGGTGGCAGCGCACCTTCGGTCAGTAG
- a CDS encoding M48 family metalloprotease: MTRIVQFFALVLASFALMTRPALAQQILRDAETEAFMADMSGPLVKAAGMEPKNVQVMVINDPEINAFVAGGQYVWVHSGLIAQADNVNQIQGVVAHELGHIEGGHVIRSGEGVKEATSVTLLSLVLGAAAIAAGGAEAGLGIMGLGQQAAMTRYLAFSRAQESSADLAGARYLHTAGISGRGSLEFFKKLQNQEYRLAIPQGNSYGRTHPLSGERINVLREVYEVDPAWNKPLDPKLEARFERIKAKLIGFVSEPAQTLAKYPESDQSIPAHYARAYAWHKSAYPDKALAEANALLAAAPHDPYFLELKGQILLESGKPADAIAPLREAVKLTNQPLISVLLSHALIATEDEANFAEAEQVLRVAVNRDRENPFAWYQLGVVYERRGDIPRAALATAERYEMMGQHPMALRSADAAMQGLKPGTVDYLRAQDIAMVSRAAIEQQRKKR; the protein is encoded by the coding sequence ATGACCAGAATAGTCCAGTTCTTCGCCCTGGTGCTGGCGTCGTTCGCGCTGATGACCCGCCCGGCGCTCGCCCAGCAGATATTGCGTGACGCGGAAACCGAAGCCTTCATGGCCGACATGTCCGGCCCGCTCGTCAAGGCGGCGGGGATGGAACCGAAGAATGTCCAGGTGATGGTCATCAACGATCCGGAGATCAACGCCTTCGTCGCGGGCGGCCAATATGTCTGGGTCCATAGCGGCCTGATCGCGCAGGCCGACAATGTGAACCAGATTCAGGGCGTGGTCGCGCACGAACTGGGCCATATCGAGGGTGGCCATGTCATCCGTTCGGGCGAGGGGGTCAAGGAAGCCACCAGCGTCACGCTGCTCAGCCTGGTGCTGGGCGCCGCCGCCATCGCGGCGGGCGGCGCGGAAGCGGGTTTGGGCATCATGGGCCTGGGCCAGCAGGCGGCGATGACTCGATATCTCGCCTTTTCCCGCGCGCAAGAAAGTTCGGCCGACCTTGCGGGCGCGCGCTATCTGCACACTGCCGGCATCAGCGGGCGGGGCAGCCTGGAATTTTTCAAGAAGCTGCAGAACCAGGAATATCGCCTCGCCATCCCGCAGGGCAACAGCTACGGCCGCACCCATCCGCTGTCGGGCGAGCGCATCAATGTGCTGCGTGAAGTCTATGAGGTCGATCCGGCATGGAACAAGCCGCTGGACCCGAAGCTGGAGGCGCGGTTCGAGCGGATCAAGGCGAAGCTGATCGGCTTCGTTTCGGAACCCGCCCAGACGCTCGCCAAATATCCTGAAAGCGATCAGTCGATCCCGGCCCATTATGCCCGCGCCTATGCCTGGCATAAGAGCGCCTATCCCGACAAGGCGCTGGCGGAGGCGAACGCCTTGCTCGCCGCCGCGCCGCACGATCCCTATTTCCTGGAACTCAAGGGGCAGATATTGCTGGAAAGCGGCAAGCCGGCCGACGCCATCGCGCCGCTGCGTGAGGCGGTGAAACTGACCAACCAGCCGCTGATCTCCGTGCTCCTGTCCCACGCCCTGATTGCGACCGAGGATGAAGCCAATTTCGCGGAAGCCGAACAGGTGCTGCGCGTCGCGGTCAACCGCGACCGGGAAAATCCCTTCGCCTGGTATCAGTTGGGCGTCGTCTATGAGCGGCGCGGCGACATTCCCCGCGCGGCGCTGGCCACGGCGGAGCGCTACGAGATGATGGGTCAGCATCCCATGGCGCTGCGCAGCGCGGACGCGGCGATGCAGGGGTTGAAGCCCGGCACGGTTGACTATCTGCGGGCACAGGATATCGCCATGGTCTCGCGCGCGGCGATCGAGCAGCAGCGGAAGAAAAGATAG
- a CDS encoding DsbA family protein has translation MTDQTRPDFRAALSNRTMQMTLGAFAFIAAAAGTALAVQAAPASVNATDKAAIEKIVHDYILDHPEIIPQAIEKLQAKRVSSTIEASRSALETPYAGAWEGAANADVTVVEFFDYACGYCRASLPDLAKLVGSDAKVKVVYRELPILSEASGDAAKVSLLAAERGQYMAYHKALYGAGKVTRDTIIAAAAKAGITKSEAESAIASSKYDAEIQSNIALAQKLQATGTPTFVIGGQVLSGAVGYDTLKEGVAAARGK, from the coding sequence ATGACAGATCAGACCCGGCCGGACTTTCGCGCCGCTTTATCCAACAGGACCATGCAGATGACCCTAGGGGCCTTCGCCTTCATCGCGGCTGCCGCCGGCACCGCACTTGCCGTGCAGGCCGCGCCCGCCAGCGTCAACGCCACCGACAAGGCAGCGATCGAGAAGATCGTCCACGACTATATTCTCGACCATCCCGAAATCATTCCGCAGGCGATCGAAAAGCTGCAGGCCAAGCGGGTGTCGAGTACGATCGAGGCCAGCCGCAGCGCGCTCGAAACGCCCTATGCCGGCGCCTGGGAAGGGGCGGCCAATGCGGATGTCACCGTGGTGGAGTTCTTCGACTATGCCTGCGGCTATTGCCGCGCCTCGCTGCCCGATCTGGCAAAGCTGGTCGGCTCCGACGCCAAGGTGAAGGTCGTCTATCGCGAATTGCCGATCCTGTCGGAAGCTAGCGGCGACGCGGCCAAGGTGTCGCTGCTCGCGGCCGAGCGCGGTCAATATATGGCCTATCACAAGGCGCTCTATGGCGCTGGCAAGGTGACGCGCGACACCATCATCGCCGCCGCGGCCAAGGCGGGCATCACCAAGTCCGAGGCCGAATCGGCGATCGCATCGAGCAAATATGACGCCGAGATCCAGTCCAACATCGCGCTCGCGCAGAAATTGCAGGCGACCGGCACCCCGACCTTCGTGATCGGCGGCCAGGTGTTGAGCGGGGCTGTGGGCTATGACACGCTGAAGGAAGGCGTCGCGGCGGCGCGGGGGAAGTAG
- the rpmH gene encoding 50S ribosomal protein L34 — MKRTFQPSNLVRKRRHGYRARMATPGGRNIIRARRSRGRKSLSA, encoded by the coding sequence ATGAAGCGCACTTTTCAGCCGAGCAATCTGGTTCGGAAGCGCCGTCACGGTTATCGCGCCCGCATGGCGACCCCCGGCGGCCGCAACATCATCCGCGCGCGCCGTTCGCGCGGCCGCAAGAGCCTGAGCGCCTGA
- the rnpA gene encoding ribonuclease P protein component, with the protein MVRRADFLAANRGRRAPMPGFVLLVRERGDGDPAMRYGITVTKKVGGAVIRNRMKRRFRVLARELLPAHGVAGADHVLIGRDGGIERDFSLLHAELTKALGKIMTRPLSSPARGGSDRVTRLDPTRPKGVVEGVSPSRRAVGPTPSGVPSGRHLPASGEE; encoded by the coding sequence ATGGTCCGGCGCGCGGATTTTCTGGCGGCGAATCGTGGACGCCGCGCCCCCATGCCGGGCTTTGTCCTGCTGGTGCGTGAGCGCGGCGACGGCGATCCGGCGATGCGATATGGCATCACGGTCACGAAGAAAGTCGGCGGCGCCGTCATCCGCAATCGGATGAAGCGCCGTTTTCGCGTTCTGGCGCGCGAACTGCTGCCGGCCCATGGTGTGGCCGGGGCGGACCATGTGCTGATCGGCCGTGACGGTGGGATTGAGCGTGACTTTTCGCTGCTCCATGCCGAACTGACCAAGGCGCTGGGCAAGATCATGACCCGCCCCTTATCCTCCCCGGCACGGGGAGGGTCGGATCGAGTCACGCGCCTCGATCCGACGCGCCCGAAGGGCGTGGTGGAGGGGGTTTCCCCTTCACGTCGCGCTGTGGGGCCAACCCCCTCCGGCGTCCCTTCGGGTCGCCACCTCCCCGCGAGCGGGGAGGAGTGA
- the yidD gene encoding membrane protein insertion efficiency factor YidD encodes MIARLLIVIARFWQLGPSRILPPTCRYAPSCSEYTIQAVRKYGAIKGSWLGFKRLMRCHPWGGSGYDPVP; translated from the coding sequence ATGATCGCGCGCCTGCTCATCGTGATAGCGCGCTTCTGGCAACTCGGCCCCTCGCGCATTTTGCCCCCCACTTGCCGCTACGCGCCCTCCTGTTCCGAATACACGATTCAGGCGGTGCGCAAATATGGCGCGATCAAGGGTAGCTGGCTGGGGTTCAAGCGGCTAATGCGATGCCACCCATGGGGCGGATCGGGCTACGATCCCGTTCCCTGA
- the yidC gene encoding membrane protein insertase YidC: MDDKKNIILAVLLTAAILFGWPYVSHYFFPTANPPATKIEGGKTTPVAAPGTDTADGPGVIRDRAAVLKESPRVAIRTPKLIGSINLKGARIDDIVLPTYKETIAKDSPDVRLYSPSGTQDAYFAGFGWQGEGLKAPNKDTLWTAQGSALTPTSPVTLTWNNGVGQIFEIRLSVDENYMISAAQKVSNTAAGAVGVKPYAYISRTGIPKDPDTWTIHIGPMGVFNGAANYDVNYKDLDKGPSTQSFQSKGGWIGFTDKYWLSALVPGTDADFAGQFRKGAGTQYQADVALDSTTLAPGKAATQTLRLFVGAKEVKTLQAYERDGVKLFDRAIDWGWFYWFEQPIFALLHWLFTVIGNFGVAIICLTLCVRALMFPVAQRQFASMAAMRAVQPKMKALQEKYKDDKPKLQQEMMALYKKEKVNPLAGCLPIFIQIPIFFALYKVLMLTIEMRHQPFVLWIKDLSAPDPLHILNLFGLLPFTPPSFLAIGVLALLLGISMWLQFKLNPAQMDPMQQQVFAIMPWMMMFIMAPFAAGLLVYWITNNCLSMAQQWWLYKRHPVLNTATAAK, translated from the coding sequence GTGGACGACAAGAAGAATATCATTCTGGCGGTGCTGCTGACAGCAGCGATCCTGTTCGGCTGGCCCTATGTCTCGCATTATTTCTTCCCGACGGCCAATCCGCCGGCGACGAAGATCGAGGGCGGCAAGACCACGCCGGTCGCTGCGCCCGGCACCGACACGGCGGACGGCCCAGGGGTGATTCGCGATCGCGCGGCCGTGCTCAAGGAAAGCCCGCGCGTGGCGATCCGCACGCCCAAGCTGATCGGATCGATCAACCTCAAGGGCGCGCGCATCGATGACATCGTGCTGCCGACCTACAAGGAAACCATCGCCAAGGATTCGCCCGACGTCCGCCTCTACAGCCCCAGCGGCACGCAGGATGCCTATTTCGCCGGCTTCGGCTGGCAGGGCGAAGGCCTCAAGGCGCCGAACAAGGACACGCTCTGGACCGCGCAGGGCAGCGCGCTGACCCCGACCAGCCCGGTCACGCTGACCTGGAACAACGGCGTCGGCCAGATTTTCGAAATCCGCCTGTCGGTCGACGAAAATTACATGATCTCGGCCGCGCAGAAGGTGTCGAACACCGCCGCCGGCGCAGTGGGCGTGAAGCCCTATGCCTATATCAGCCGTACCGGCATCCCCAAGGACCCCGATACCTGGACCATCCATATCGGCCCGATGGGCGTGTTCAACGGCGCCGCCAATTATGACGTGAACTACAAGGATCTGGACAAGGGGCCGTCGACCCAGAGCTTCCAGTCCAAGGGCGGCTGGATTGGCTTTACCGACAAATATTGGCTTTCGGCACTGGTTCCCGGCACCGACGCCGATTTCGCCGGACAGTTCCGTAAAGGGGCAGGCACGCAGTATCAGGCTGACGTCGCGCTCGATTCGACCACGCTGGCCCCCGGCAAGGCGGCGACGCAGACGCTGCGCCTGTTCGTTGGTGCAAAGGAAGTGAAGACGCTCCAGGCCTATGAGCGGGACGGCGTCAAACTGTTCGACCGCGCGATCGATTGGGGCTGGTTCTACTGGTTCGAACAGCCGATCTTCGCGCTGCTCCACTGGCTGTTCACCGTCATCGGCAATTTCGGCGTGGCCATCATCTGCCTGACGCTCTGCGTCCGCGCCCTGATGTTCCCCGTCGCCCAGCGACAGTTCGCCAGCATGGCGGCGATGCGCGCGGTGCAGCCGAAGATGAAGGCGCTCCAGGAAAAATATAAGGACGACAAGCCCAAGCTCCAGCAGGAGATGATGGCGCTGTACAAGAAGGAGAAGGTCAATCCGCTCGCCGGCTGTCTGCCCATCTTCATCCAGATTCCGATCTTCTTCGCCCTCTACAAGGTGCTGATGCTGACGATCGAAATGCGTCACCAGCCTTTCGTCCTGTGGATCAAGGATCTGTCCGCGCCCGATCCGCTGCACATCCTGAACCTGTTCGGCCTGCTGCCCTTTACCCCGCCGTCCTTCCTGGCGATCGGCGTGCTGGCGCTGCTGCTGGGCATTTCGATGTGGTTGCAGTTCAAGCTGAACCCGGCGCAGATGGACCCGATGCAGCAGCAGGTCTTCGCGATCATGCCCTGGATGATGATGTTCATCATGGCGCCCTTCGCCGCGGGCCTGCTGGTCTACTGGATCACCAACAACTGCCTGTCGATGGCGCAGCAATGGTGGCTGTACAAGCGCCACCCCGTGCTGAACACCGCGACGGCCGCGAAGTGA
- the yihA gene encoding ribosome biogenesis GTP-binding protein YihA/YsxC: MTDQEKPELIEEARKLFAGPIAFLKSAPDLKFLPDMAVNEVAFAGRSNVGKSSLLNALTNRNGLARTSNTPGRTQELNFFDVGDPLRFRLVDMPGYGYAKAPKDIVRKWKFLVNDYLRGRAALKRALVLIDSRHGIKDVDTDMLDMLDGAAVSYRIVLTKTDKIKASDLAAVTQAVADAIRKRPAAHPDIIATSSEKGMGIPELRAAVLESVMGG, from the coding sequence ATGACCGACCAAGAAAAGCCGGAACTGATCGAGGAAGCGCGCAAGCTGTTCGCCGGGCCGATCGCATTCCTCAAGTCCGCGCCGGACCTTAAATTCCTGCCCGACATGGCGGTGAACGAGGTAGCCTTCGCGGGCCGCTCCAATGTCGGCAAGTCGTCGCTCCTCAATGCGCTGACCAACCGCAACGGCCTTGCGCGCACGTCCAACACGCCGGGCCGCACGCAGGAACTGAACTTCTTCGACGTGGGTGATCCGCTACGCTTCCGCCTGGTCGACATGCCCGGCTATGGCTATGCCAAGGCGCCCAAGGATATCGTGCGCAAGTGGAAGTTCCTGGTGAACGACTATCTGCGCGGGCGGGCCGCGCTCAAGCGGGCGCTGGTGCTGATCGACAGCCGCCACGGCATCAAGGATGTCGACACCGACATGCTCGACATGCTGGACGGCGCGGCGGTCAGCTACCGCATCGTCCTCACCAAGACCGACAAGATCAAGGCGAGCGACCTCGCCGCCGTGACGCAGGCGGTTGCGGACGCGATCCGCAAGCGCCCCGCCGCCCATCCCGACATCATCGCCACGTCGAGCGAAAAGGGCATGGGTATCCCCGAACTGCGCGCCGCCGTGCTGGAAAGCGTGATGGGGGGGTAA
- a CDS encoding FkbM family methyltransferase, whose translation MLIDETFSQFNEDLVIASVLGTTTARYSPYFVDVGANDGRSWSNSWFFGRGDWDLLLIEPIPRLADYCRSLYADKPSVIVEQKAISLEVGIADFFVTDELDRDLLQMGSSLSAEGVPFNLRSTTISVETCPLRSLLEHHNVPNDYAVLSVDAEGHDLAVLETADLTTWKPIVICVEMIYGDPVYAPIDQFLLEHNYRYAASTPANGIYIRNA comes from the coding sequence ATGTTGATCGACGAAACATTCAGTCAGTTTAATGAAGATCTGGTGATTGCATCAGTCCTGGGTACTACAACGGCTCGATACTCCCCATATTTCGTGGATGTAGGAGCCAATGACGGAAGGAGTTGGAGCAATAGCTGGTTTTTCGGAAGAGGGGATTGGGATCTCCTTTTGATCGAGCCAATCCCCCGGCTGGCCGACTATTGCCGCAGCCTATACGCAGACAAACCATCTGTTATTGTCGAACAGAAAGCCATTTCACTAGAAGTAGGCATAGCCGATTTCTTCGTAACGGACGAACTGGATCGCGACCTTTTGCAGATGGGATCTTCCCTTTCCGCAGAAGGTGTTCCATTCAACCTGAGGTCCACGACAATCTCCGTGGAAACATGTCCGCTCAGGAGCCTTTTGGAACATCACAATGTCCCGAATGACTATGCCGTTCTGTCAGTCGATGCGGAGGGCCATGATCTCGCCGTTCTGGAAACTGCAGACCTCACGACATGGAAACCGATCGTGATTTGCGTGGAAATGATCTATGGAGATCCGGTATATGCGCCCATCGACCAGTTCTTGCTGGAGCATAACTATAGATATGCTGCCTCCACCCCTGCAAATGGTATCTATATCCGCAACGCCTGA
- the prfB gene encoding peptide chain release factor 2 encodes MRAEAQQYIDRIDAALDLLRRFLDWDRALRRLDELNARVEDPTLWDNQKAAQEVMRERTRLDSAIGATRAIETEKTDTAELIEMADTEGDEDMVGEAIAALKALADRADEDKIKALLAGEADASDTYLEIHAGAGGTESQDWAEMLSRMYRRWAERRGYKVELVDYQAGDQAGIKSATFLFKGENAYGYAKTESGVHRLVRISPYDSSARRHTSFSSVWVYPVIDDDIDIEVKESDLKIDTYRASGAGGQHVNTTDSAVRITHVPSGIIVASQNDRSQHKNRATAMNMLKARLYEAELRRREEAASSDYQAKTEIGWGHQIRSYVLQPYQLVKDLRTGVTSTAPDDVLDGALDPFMAAALSQKVTGEKVDVEDVD; translated from the coding sequence ATGCGCGCCGAAGCGCAGCAATATATCGACCGTATCGACGCCGCGCTGGACTTGTTGCGCCGTTTTCTCGATTGGGACCGCGCGCTGCGCCGGCTGGATGAGCTGAACGCGCGTGTCGAGGACCCGACCCTGTGGGATAATCAGAAGGCGGCGCAGGAGGTGATGCGGGAACGCACCCGGCTCGATTCGGCGATCGGCGCAACCCGCGCGATCGAGACGGAAAAGACCGACACCGCCGAACTCATCGAAATGGCCGATACCGAAGGCGATGAGGATATGGTGGGTGAAGCCATCGCCGCGCTCAAGGCGCTGGCCGACCGTGCGGACGAGGACAAGATCAAGGCGCTGTTGGCAGGCGAAGCGGACGCCAGCGACACCTATCTGGAAATCCACGCCGGCGCGGGCGGCACTGAAAGCCAGGATTGGGCCGAAATGCTCAGCCGCATGTATCGGCGCTGGGCGGAACGGCGCGGCTACAAGGTGGAACTGGTCGACTATCAGGCAGGCGACCAGGCGGGCATCAAGTCCGCGACCTTCCTGTTCAAGGGCGAGAACGCCTATGGATATGCCAAGACCGAAAGCGGCGTCCACCGCCTGGTGCGCATCAGCCCCTATGACAGTTCGGCGCGGCGTCACACCAGCTTCTCGTCGGTCTGGGTCTATCCGGTGATCGACGACGACATCGATATCGAGGTCAAGGAAAGCGACCTCAAGATCGACACTTATCGCGCATCGGGCGCGGGCGGGCAGCACGTCAACACCACCGACTCCGCCGTCCGCATCACTCACGTTCCGTCGGGTATCATCGTTGCGTCGCAGAATGACCGCTCGCAGCACAAGAACCGTGCGACCGCGATGAACATGCTCAAGGCCCGCCTGTACGAAGCCGAACTGCGGCGGCGTGAGGAAGCCGCGTCGAGCGACTATCAGGCCAAGACCGAGATCGGTTGGGGCCATCAGATCCGGTCCTACGTTCTCCAGCCCTATCAGTTGGTGAAGGATCTGCGCACTGGCGTTACCTCGACCGCGCCGGACGACGTGCTGGATGGCGCGCTCGATCCCTTCATGGCGGCCGCCCTGTCGCAGAAGGTGACGGGTGAGAAGGTCGATGTGGAGGATGTCGACTGA
- a CDS encoding class I SAM-dependent methyltransferase, translating to MVRVVLAGVLVLLAACDQLTGGKEAERPAAARDFPRADRPVAPIVSTRWSSEEARDRVNEAEDIMDRAEVRSGMTVADLGAGEGYYTVRLADRVGANGRVLAEDILPEVIEALSRRITRENWDNVSVKLGAPEDPKLPGNSFDRIFMVHMYHEISEPYAFLWHLSPALKKDGELIVVDANRPTDQHGTPPRLLTCELAAMGFRMEQLIPKPTAGGYFARFRRIAARPDPASIVPCTLNDGKER from the coding sequence ATGGTCCGGGTGGTTTTGGCGGGTGTGCTTGTCCTGCTGGCCGCCTGCGATCAGTTGACGGGCGGCAAGGAGGCCGAGCGTCCCGCCGCCGCGCGGGATTTTCCGCGCGCCGACCGCCCGGTCGCGCCGATCGTGTCGACCCGCTGGTCGAGCGAGGAGGCGCGCGACCGCGTCAATGAAGCGGAAGACATCATGGACCGCGCCGAGGTGCGATCCGGCATGACGGTGGCGGATCTGGGCGCGGGCGAGGGCTATTATACCGTCCGCCTGGCCGATCGTGTCGGCGCCAACGGCCGGGTGCTTGCCGAGGATATATTGCCTGAGGTGATCGAAGCGCTCTCGCGCCGCATCACGCGGGAAAACTGGGACAATGTCAGCGTGAAGCTGGGCGCGCCCGAAGATCCTAAGCTACCCGGAAACAGTTTCGACCGCATCTTCATGGTCCATATGTATCATGAGATTTCGGAGCCTTATGCCTTTCTCTGGCACCTCAGCCCCGCGCTCAAGAAGGACGGCGAACTGATCGTGGTCGACGCCAACCGGCCCACCGACCAGCATGGTACGCCGCCTCGTTTGCTCACCTGCGAACTCGCCGCGATGGGTTTCCGCATGGAGCAACTGATCCCCAAGCCGACCGCCGGCGGTTATTTCGCACGCTTCCGCCGCATCGCCGCGCGGCCCGATCCGGCCAGCATCGTGCCCTGTACGCTGAACGACGGTAAGGAACGCTGA